Proteins from one Corynebacterium testudinoris genomic window:
- a CDS encoding DUF5997 family protein yields the protein MKPQTAAKKLGIYLPATPEEFQNNAVTHVELKQLLENPPEWLTELRRTGPHPRPVVAQKLGITIAALKRNDLDKPLTTAEIKALLEDQPEWLRTARTQLAEGRAEGTNTPEDAES from the coding sequence ATGAAGCCGCAGACCGCTGCCAAGAAGCTGGGCATCTACCTGCCCGCCACTCCAGAGGAATTCCAGAACAACGCGGTCACCCACGTCGAACTGAAGCAACTCCTGGAAAACCCGCCCGAGTGGCTGACCGAGCTCCGTCGCACCGGCCCGCACCCGCGTCCCGTTGTCGCACAGAAGCTGGGCATCACCATTGCTGCGCTCAAGCGCAACGACCTGGACAAGCCCCTGACCACCGCAGAGATCAAGGCCCTGCTCGAAGATCAGCCGGAGTGGCTGCGGACGGCACGCACGCAGCTGGCGGAGGGGCGTGCAGAGGGCACGAACACCCCCGAGGACGCTGAGTCCTAA
- a CDS encoding aminotransferase class IV, whose amino-acid sequence MIFRWTGSALVEGAEPSTPWSVVDSWLVDEGHVAHWERHCRRFSDHLPGAAGFLAQVPHCVPRAGRWFPRIEAHGTELYLRLRPAPALRTETVLWIPPVPDQREQPHIKGPDLAWCAQLRAQAGELGADDALLWTEPGQAVEAAHSALAWEDDGRVMFVRHPRQLPSVTAAATRALLPDAGEREISVAELPHLPVWVGNALHGWTPVTGWVTAEGERRVPDALPSAEKTRRLIQASGR is encoded by the coding sequence GTGATCTTCCGCTGGACTGGGTCAGCCCTAGTGGAGGGGGCGGAGCCCTCCACGCCCTGGTCGGTCGTGGACTCCTGGCTCGTCGATGAAGGCCACGTGGCGCACTGGGAGCGACACTGCCGCCGCTTTTCCGACCACTTGCCGGGGGCCGCTGGGTTTCTGGCGCAGGTGCCCCACTGTGTTCCCCGCGCCGGGAGGTGGTTTCCTCGCATCGAGGCCCATGGGACGGAGCTGTACCTGCGCCTGCGCCCGGCCCCGGCGTTGAGAACGGAGACGGTTCTGTGGATCCCGCCGGTTCCTGACCAGCGGGAACAACCCCACATCAAGGGGCCTGATCTCGCGTGGTGTGCGCAGCTGCGCGCGCAGGCGGGGGAGCTGGGTGCCGATGATGCCCTGTTGTGGACCGAACCAGGACAGGCGGTGGAAGCCGCCCACAGTGCGCTGGCCTGGGAGGACGATGGCCGGGTGATGTTCGTGCGCCACCCCCGGCAGCTGCCGTCGGTGACGGCCGCGGCGACCCGCGCGCTCCTACCGGATGCGGGTGAGCGCGAGATCTCCGTGGCCGAGCTGCCTCACCTGCCGGTGTGGGTTGGCAACGCCCTCCACGGGTGGACCCCGGTGACTGGCTGGGTGACCGCGGAGGGGGAGCGGCGGGTGCCTGACGCTCTACCTTCGGCGGAGAAGACGAGGCGGCTTATTCAGGCCAGCGGGCGTTGA
- a CDS encoding TetR/AcrR family transcriptional regulator, which yields MSTRKRLSTSERRLVILEAAREAFRNHDYPDVSVPEIAAASESSQALVFHYFSSKAGLHAALVQDSVSRLAAAHQQAIDALPPGSNSRDRIQAVLLAHLDAIAADPVLVAGPGEPPATRSIRDEARTEFVRHLRSDLGIDAFSRHGWALWGWVGFLEGVARHWHEAGCPEEHRWPMINAALGALEGALGDWQVNARWPE from the coding sequence GTGAGCACTCGAAAACGCCTGAGCACCTCCGAACGACGCCTCGTCATCCTCGAGGCCGCGCGCGAGGCCTTCCGCAACCACGATTACCCTGACGTCTCCGTCCCGGAGATCGCTGCGGCATCCGAAAGCTCCCAGGCCCTGGTCTTCCACTACTTTTCCTCCAAGGCGGGCCTGCACGCCGCCCTGGTCCAAGATTCCGTTTCCCGCCTCGCTGCCGCCCACCAGCAGGCCATCGACGCCCTGCCCCCCGGATCGAACTCCCGCGATCGGATTCAAGCCGTCCTTCTCGCCCACCTCGACGCTATCGCCGCCGACCCGGTCCTCGTGGCCGGGCCGGGCGAACCACCCGCCACCCGCAGCATCCGCGACGAGGCCCGCACGGAATTTGTTCGGCACCTGCGATCTGACCTGGGCATCGACGCGTTCTCCCGCCACGGGTGGGCACTGTGGGGCTGGGTCGGGTTCCTCGAAGGCGTCGCCCGGCATTGGCACGAGGCCGGCTGCCCGGAGGAGCACCGGTGGCCGATGATCAACGCCGCCTTGGGTGCCCTTGAAGGTGCACTGGGCGACTGGCAGGTCAACGCCCGCTGGCCTGAATAA
- a CDS encoding alpha-amylase family protein produces the protein MSLLDHAIIWHVYPLGATGAPFRDFDPDETNHRLPRLITWLDYVVELGCDTLLLAPIFTSVSHGYDTLDHFQIDPRLGDEADFDRLITACQERGISVLLDGVFNHVSASHPLVGSGGPVKRDASGEPVGWEGHSDLVELDHADPRAEDLVVDIMEYWLAKGIAGWRLDVAYAVPTPFWAAVTDRVRRTYPDAVFLGEIIHGDYLDLIHNGHLDTVTQYELWKATWSSIKEVNFWELDHALGRHAEFVRGGFMQTFVGNHDVDRIASVVGDAGAAVAATLLFTLPGVPSVYYGDEQAFRGEKGTGFSTDDALRPPLPASPDQLAPQGRWMFDLYRQLIGMRRRHPWLTTATVEVLDKSNEALSYRVTKDDHSCEVSLTLNPTATARVRFDDGESADLAW, from the coding sequence ATGTCCCTTCTTGATCACGCCATCATCTGGCACGTCTACCCCCTGGGTGCCACCGGAGCGCCCTTCCGGGACTTCGACCCGGACGAGACGAACCACCGTCTCCCGCGGCTGATCACGTGGCTGGACTACGTCGTCGAGCTGGGGTGTGACACCCTGCTGCTCGCGCCCATTTTCACCTCCGTCTCCCACGGCTATGACACCCTCGACCACTTCCAGATCGACCCGCGCTTGGGCGATGAGGCGGACTTCGATCGCCTCATCACCGCCTGCCAGGAGCGTGGCATCAGCGTGCTTCTCGACGGCGTGTTCAACCACGTCTCAGCCTCCCACCCACTGGTGGGCAGTGGCGGTCCCGTCAAGCGCGACGCCTCCGGCGAGCCCGTCGGCTGGGAGGGACACTCCGACCTCGTCGAATTAGACCACGCCGATCCGCGCGCGGAAGATCTGGTGGTGGACATCATGGAGTACTGGCTGGCCAAAGGCATCGCGGGTTGGCGCCTCGACGTCGCCTATGCCGTCCCCACACCCTTCTGGGCCGCGGTCACCGACCGGGTGCGGCGCACCTATCCCGACGCCGTCTTCCTCGGCGAGATCATCCATGGCGACTACCTCGACCTCATCCACAACGGCCACCTGGACACCGTGACCCAATACGAGCTGTGGAAGGCCACCTGGTCCTCCATCAAGGAGGTCAACTTCTGGGAGTTGGATCACGCCCTGGGCCGCCACGCCGAGTTCGTTCGCGGCGGATTCATGCAGACCTTCGTGGGCAACCACGACGTCGATCGCATTGCCAGTGTCGTCGGCGATGCCGGTGCGGCGGTGGCCGCGACCTTGCTATTCACCCTGCCCGGCGTGCCCAGCGTCTACTACGGCGATGAACAAGCCTTCCGGGGGGAAAAGGGCACCGGGTTCTCCACCGATGACGCCCTGAGACCCCCGCTTCCCGCTTCCCCGGATCAGCTGGCGCCGCAGGGCCGGTGGATGTTTGATCTCTACCGCCAGCTCATCGGCATGCGCCGCCGCCACCCGTGGCTGACCACCGCAACGGTGGAGGTACTGGACAAGAGCAACGAGGCCTTGTCCTACCGAGTGACCAAGGATGACCACAGCTGCGAGGTGTCTCTCACACTGAACCCCACCGCCACGGCGCGGGTGCGCTTTGACGATGGGGAGTCGGCGGATCTGGCGTGGTAA
- a CDS encoding MFS transporter, which produces MNTTTWASPAHRRTVYLVLAVVGIAILFDGYDLVIYGAVLSTLLEDPSHIGALSPAVAGTLGSYAMVGVMIGALSAGAVGDRLGRRKVMLTAIVWFSIGMGLTALANSIAMFGFLRFLTGLGVGMIVATGGAIIAEFAPANRKNLFNAIVYSGVPAGGVMASLLALLLEDTIGWRGLFMIGATPILFLLPLAYVALPESPRWLVSRGRRADAHAVCARHGLPEEQFIVADTAAVDASVERTTAERDLEKTGFAGIFSRSYLPGTILIGAMSFIGLLSTYGLNTWLPKIMQANGASQHDSLYSLLALNGGAVVGGLIAARFADRIGAKTVITSTFALAAISLAILPVFDTVAPMYPLIALAGVGVLGTQVLTYGLTSNYFGTAARAAGVAWCAGFGRLGGIFGPAIGGLIIGAGFGATTSFWLFAGAALVGAVCTALIPRSPADVKVVVEPAPLQPAATR; this is translated from the coding sequence ATGAACACCACCACCTGGGCATCACCCGCCCACCGCCGCACGGTGTATCTCGTGCTCGCGGTCGTCGGTATCGCGATTCTTTTCGACGGCTACGACCTCGTCATCTACGGCGCCGTCCTGTCCACGCTCCTCGAAGACCCGAGCCACATCGGCGCGCTGAGCCCGGCCGTCGCCGGCACCTTGGGCTCCTACGCCATGGTCGGCGTCATGATCGGCGCCCTTTCCGCCGGCGCCGTCGGTGACCGCCTGGGCCGCCGCAAGGTGATGCTCACGGCCATCGTGTGGTTTTCCATCGGCATGGGGCTGACCGCCCTGGCCAACTCCATCGCGATGTTCGGCTTCCTCCGCTTCCTCACCGGTCTCGGAGTGGGCATGATCGTGGCCACCGGCGGCGCCATCATCGCCGAGTTCGCCCCCGCCAACCGCAAGAACCTTTTCAACGCCATCGTCTACTCCGGCGTCCCCGCCGGTGGCGTCATGGCCTCCCTCCTCGCCCTCCTCCTCGAGGACACCATCGGCTGGCGTGGCCTGTTCATGATCGGCGCCACCCCCATCCTCTTCCTCCTGCCGCTGGCCTATGTCGCCCTGCCGGAATCCCCGCGCTGGCTCGTCTCCCGTGGCCGACGCGCTGATGCCCACGCCGTCTGCGCACGCCACGGCCTCCCGGAAGAGCAGTTCATCGTCGCCGACACCGCTGCCGTAGACGCCTCCGTCGAGCGCACCACCGCCGAGCGGGACCTAGAAAAGACCGGCTTCGCGGGTATCTTCTCCCGCTCCTACCTGCCCGGCACGATCCTCATCGGCGCGATGTCCTTCATCGGCTTGCTGTCCACTTACGGACTCAACACGTGGCTGCCGAAGATCATGCAGGCCAACGGCGCCTCCCAGCACGATTCGCTCTACTCGTTGCTCGCCCTCAACGGTGGCGCCGTCGTCGGTGGCCTCATTGCCGCCCGCTTTGCAGATCGCATCGGCGCCAAGACCGTCATTACCTCCACCTTCGCCCTGGCCGCGATCTCCCTGGCGATCCTCCCCGTCTTCGATACCGTCGCCCCGATGTACCCGCTCATCGCCCTCGCCGGCGTCGGAGTCTTGGGCACGCAGGTGCTTACGTACGGCCTGACCTCGAACTACTTCGGCACCGCCGCCCGCGCTGCCGGCGTGGCCTGGTGTGCCGGCTTCGGTCGCCTCGGCGGCATCTTCGGCCCCGCCATCGGTGGCCTCATCATCGGGGCCGGCTTCGGCGCCACCACGTCCTTCTGGCTCTTCGCCGGGGCCGCCCTCGTCGGCGCCGTGTGCACGGCGCTCATTCCCCGCTCCCCCGCCGATGTCAAGGTCGTGGTCGAGCCCGCCCCGCTGCAGCCCGCAGCTACCCGCTAA
- the pabB gene encoding aminodeoxychorismate synthase component I, with the protein MRILIIDNVDSFTWNLVAYVEDLTGTTPVVIRNDEPGWDVERVAGFDAVIISPGPGRPDRPGDIGICLDVLIDARVPVLGVCLGHQALALAWGGTVDLAPEPVHGRVFPVRHDAAGLFAGLPPVIDVVRYHSLLVTEVPEVLAVTARTDDGLVMGLAHRHLPQWGVQFHPESIGGFDGHAIIANFLSLAAERNQRSRSRWRLHSVTVEDEADGEDVYAALFADSTNAFWLDSTAPDRGSGRFSYLGDSSGPLARVWNKRVSPTTSLFDELAEDLAANTIDVADPGVFGGFTCGWVGWLGYELKAECGGSAAHTSPHPDLGLIFADRAIVIDHALRRTHVIALIGSEHDAEQRAWCARTARLVAGLGAQAGVDKHRWTGQLRARHSRADYLGVVGECLELIRQGETYEVCLTNQLSARGAVDVWPAYQALRAANPTPFGSLLRIGGVSVLSSTPERFMQVTSEGKVESRPIKGTRPRSTDPREDARLRSDLAVNDKDRAENLMIVDLVRNDLTRVAEPGSVRADPLFEVESYATVHQLVSTVSCRLAEGKTAVDAVRASFPGGSMTGAPKVRTMEIIDRLEQGPRGIYSGAIGYFSLDGSMDLSMVIRTIVADAGGVSYGVGGAIIALSDPVEEYEETQTKAAPLLRLLDSEFPQ; encoded by the coding sequence TTGCGCATCCTCATCATCGACAACGTCGACTCCTTCACCTGGAATCTCGTCGCCTATGTCGAAGATCTCACCGGCACCACGCCGGTAGTCATCCGCAATGACGAGCCCGGCTGGGACGTCGAGCGGGTGGCCGGCTTCGATGCCGTCATTATTTCCCCCGGTCCCGGTCGTCCTGACCGGCCGGGGGACATCGGTATCTGCCTCGACGTGCTTATCGACGCCCGCGTGCCCGTCCTCGGCGTGTGCCTCGGCCATCAGGCCCTCGCCCTCGCCTGGGGTGGCACGGTGGACTTGGCCCCCGAGCCCGTCCACGGTCGCGTGTTCCCCGTGCGGCACGATGCCGCCGGTCTCTTCGCCGGCCTGCCACCCGTCATCGACGTGGTGCGCTACCACTCGCTGTTGGTGACCGAGGTGCCCGAGGTCCTCGCGGTGACGGCGCGCACCGACGACGGCCTGGTCATGGGCCTGGCCCACCGCCACCTCCCGCAGTGGGGAGTGCAGTTTCACCCCGAGTCGATCGGTGGGTTCGATGGGCACGCGATCATCGCCAATTTCTTAAGCCTGGCCGCCGAACGCAACCAGCGCTCCCGTTCCCGGTGGCGGCTGCACTCCGTCACGGTTGAGGATGAGGCCGACGGTGAGGACGTCTACGCGGCCCTGTTCGCCGATTCCACCAACGCCTTCTGGCTGGACTCGACGGCCCCCGACCGGGGCAGCGGTCGCTTCTCCTACTTAGGTGATAGCTCTGGCCCCTTGGCGCGGGTGTGGAACAAGCGAGTCTCGCCCACTACCTCCTTATTCGATGAACTCGCCGAAGACCTCGCCGCCAATACCATCGACGTGGCCGATCCGGGCGTTTTTGGCGGCTTCACCTGCGGCTGGGTGGGCTGGCTGGGCTACGAGCTCAAGGCCGAATGCGGCGGGAGCGCGGCGCACACCTCCCCTCATCCCGATCTGGGCCTGATTTTCGCCGACCGCGCCATCGTCATCGATCACGCCCTGCGGCGCACCCACGTCATCGCCCTCATCGGCTCGGAACACGACGCCGAGCAGCGCGCCTGGTGCGCGCGGACGGCGCGCCTGGTGGCGGGACTGGGGGCACAGGCGGGCGTCGATAAGCATCGGTGGACCGGCCAGCTGCGGGCGCGACATTCCCGCGCGGACTACCTGGGTGTGGTGGGGGAGTGCTTGGAGCTCATCCGGCAGGGGGAAACTTACGAGGTGTGCCTGACCAACCAGCTTTCGGCTCGCGGCGCCGTGGACGTGTGGCCCGCCTATCAGGCGCTGCGGGCGGCCAACCCGACGCCGTTTGGTTCGCTGCTGCGGATCGGGGGAGTATCGGTGCTGTCCTCAACGCCGGAGAGGTTTATGCAGGTCACCAGCGAGGGCAAGGTGGAATCGCGTCCGATTAAGGGCACCCGCCCCCGAAGCACTGATCCGCGGGAAGATGCGCGCCTGCGCTCTGATTTGGCGGTCAATGACAAGGATCGCGCCGAGAACCTCATGATCGTTGACCTCGTGCGCAACGACCTCACCCGCGTCGCCGAGCCAGGCAGCGTGCGCGCCGACCCTCTCTTCGAGGTCGAATCCTATGCGACGGTCCACCAGCTCGTGAGCACCGTGTCGTGCCGCTTGGCGGAGGGAAAGACCGCCGTCGATGCCGTGCGAGCCAGCTTCCCCGGCGGTTCCATGACCGGGGCGCCCAAGGTGCGGACGATGGAGATCATCGATCGCCTGGAACAAGGGCCGCGGGGAATCTACTCCGGCGCCATCGGGTACTTCTCCCTCGATGGTTCGATGGATCTGTCCATGGTCATCCGCACGATCGTCGCGGATGCTGGTGGGGTGTCGTATGGGGTCGGCGGGGCGATCATCGCGCTATCGGACCCGGTCGAAGAATACGAGGAGACTCAAACGAAGGCCGCGCCGTTGCTGCGCCTGCTCGATAGCGAGTTTCCGCAGTGA
- the glyA gene encoding serine hydroxymethyltransferase: MTYAPDDLRYQELSVLDPEVHAAIGGEITRQRDFLEMIASENFVPRAVLQAQGSVFTNKYAEGYPGRRYYGGCENADIVEDLARDRAKALFGAEFANVQPHSGAQANAAVLHALADAGDKIMGLSLAHGGHLTHGMKLNFSGKLYEVVAYEVDPETHRIDMDRVREQALAERPKVLIAGWSAYPRTLDFEAFRSIADEVGAYMWTDMAHFAGLVAADLHPSPVPYSDVVSTTVHKTLGGPRSGLIVAKQEWAKKLNSAVFPGQQGGPLMHVIAAKAVALKVAGTEEFKERQARTIEGAKLLAERLTAPDAKAAGIDVLTGGTDVHLVLADLRNSEMDGQQAEDLLHEVGITVNRNAVPNDPRPPMVTSGLRIGTPALATRGLDSAAFTEVADIIGTALVNGKSADVESLRARVAKLTDAYPLYEGLEEWKIN, encoded by the coding sequence ATGACCTACGCACCTGATGACCTGCGCTACCAGGAACTGTCTGTTCTTGACCCTGAGGTCCACGCCGCGATTGGTGGCGAAATCACCCGTCAGCGTGACTTCCTTGAGATGATCGCTTCCGAGAACTTTGTTCCCCGCGCAGTCCTGCAGGCGCAGGGCTCCGTGTTCACCAATAAGTACGCCGAGGGTTACCCGGGGCGCCGTTATTACGGTGGTTGTGAAAACGCGGACATCGTCGAGGATCTGGCTCGTGACCGGGCGAAGGCCCTGTTCGGCGCTGAGTTCGCCAACGTCCAGCCGCACTCCGGTGCTCAGGCTAACGCTGCCGTTCTCCACGCGTTGGCGGATGCGGGCGACAAGATCATGGGTCTGTCGCTGGCGCATGGTGGCCACCTCACCCACGGCATGAAGCTCAACTTCTCCGGCAAGCTCTACGAGGTCGTTGCCTACGAGGTTGACCCGGAGACGCACCGCATTGATATGGATCGCGTCCGGGAGCAGGCTCTGGCCGAGCGCCCGAAGGTCCTCATCGCTGGCTGGTCGGCGTACCCGCGCACCCTCGACTTCGAGGCGTTCCGTTCCATCGCTGATGAGGTGGGCGCGTACATGTGGACCGATATGGCGCACTTCGCCGGGCTTGTGGCCGCTGACCTGCATCCTTCGCCGGTGCCGTACTCCGACGTCGTGTCCACCACGGTGCACAAGACACTGGGTGGTCCGCGCTCGGGCCTCATCGTGGCTAAGCAGGAGTGGGCGAAGAAGCTCAACTCGGCGGTGTTCCCCGGCCAGCAGGGCGGTCCGCTCATGCACGTCATCGCGGCGAAGGCGGTGGCCCTCAAGGTCGCCGGCACCGAGGAGTTCAAGGAGCGCCAGGCCCGCACCATTGAGGGTGCGAAGCTGCTCGCCGAGCGCCTCACCGCTCCGGACGCTAAGGCCGCCGGCATTGATGTCCTCACCGGTGGCACGGACGTTCACCTCGTCCTGGCTGACCTGCGTAATTCCGAGATGGACGGCCAACAGGCGGAGGATCTCCTCCACGAGGTCGGCATTACCGTCAACCGCAATGCGGTGCCGAATGATCCGCGCCCGCCGATGGTGACCTCTGGCCTGCGGATCGGTACCCCGGCCCTGGCCACCCGCGGCCTTGATAGCGCGGCCTTCACCGAGGTCGCCGACATCATCGGCACCGCCCTGGTCAACGGCAAGAGCGCCGACGTGGAGTCCCTGCGGGCCCGCGTGGCCAAGCTCACCGATGCGTACCCGCTGTACGAGGGCCTGGAGGAGTGGAAGATCAACTAG
- the coaA gene encoding type I pantothenate kinase: MSRPKDSTPYVDFDRASWRALRKSMPQVLTEDEVKELRGIGENIDLEEVAEVYLPLSRLIHLQVSARQKLIAATETFLGNSSGHVPFIIGVAGSVAVGKSTTARLLQVLLQRWDSHPRVDLVTTDGFLLPAAELNARGLMRRKGFPESYDQRALLRFVTDVKSGAADVDAPVYSHRLYDRVPDEVQTVSQPDILIVEGLNVLQTGPTLMVSDLFDFSVYVDAHTRDIEKWYIDRFLQLRTTAFREPGAHFSHYAELGDAKAHAEAREIWQSINLPNLVENILPTRVRASLVLRKGADHLVERVRMRKI; encoded by the coding sequence ATGTCGCGCCCCAAGGACAGCACCCCCTACGTGGATTTCGACCGTGCCTCCTGGCGGGCGCTGCGTAAATCCATGCCCCAGGTCCTCACAGAGGATGAGGTCAAGGAGCTTCGCGGCATCGGTGAGAACATCGACCTCGAGGAAGTCGCCGAGGTATACCTGCCTCTTTCCCGTCTCATCCACCTGCAGGTCTCCGCCCGCCAAAAGCTCATCGCGGCCACCGAAACCTTCCTCGGCAACTCCTCCGGGCACGTGCCCTTCATCATCGGCGTCGCCGGCTCCGTCGCGGTGGGCAAATCGACGACCGCCCGCCTCCTGCAGGTTCTGCTGCAACGCTGGGATTCCCACCCGCGCGTGGACCTGGTCACCACCGACGGCTTCCTCCTCCCCGCCGCGGAACTCAACGCCCGCGGCCTCATGCGCCGCAAAGGCTTCCCCGAGTCCTATGATCAGCGCGCCCTGCTGCGCTTTGTCACCGACGTCAAGTCCGGTGCCGCGGATGTTGACGCGCCCGTCTACTCCCACCGCCTCTACGACCGGGTGCCCGACGAAGTCCAGACCGTCTCCCAACCCGACATCCTCATCGTCGAAGGGCTCAACGTCCTCCAGACCGGGCCCACCCTCATGGTCTCCGACCTGTTCGACTTTTCCGTCTACGTCGATGCCCACACCAGAGATATCGAAAAGTGGTACATCGATCGCTTCCTCCAGCTGCGCACCACCGCATTCCGCGAGCCCGGCGCGCACTTTTCCCACTACGCCGAGTTAGGCGATGCGAAAGCCCACGCCGAGGCCCGCGAGATCTGGCAATCCATCAACCTGCCCAACCTCGTGGAAAACATCCTGCCCACCCGCGTCCGCGCCTCCCTGGTCTTGCGCAAAGGCGCCGATCACCTGGTCGAGCGGGTGCGGATGCGCAAGATCTAG